In a single window of the Niabella ginsenosidivorans genome:
- a CDS encoding AAA family ATPase, which yields MIRKRFFVITGGPGAGKTTLLKAMQDKGFHTVPEVSRTIIQQQVLENGDALPWKNKYAYAQLMLAASVASYKSIMETYDRVHRPIIFFDRGIPDTIGYAELVGIQPELTMYEAARNHCYNKTVFILPPWKEIYQKDAERKQDWDEAVATYHQMKTTYEQFGYTTIDVPVGTIDSRVDFLLKTAVKR from the coding sequence ATGATCCGGAAGCGTTTTTTTGTGATCACAGGCGGGCCGGGAGCCGGTAAAACAACTCTGTTAAAAGCAATGCAGGACAAAGGTTTTCACACAGTGCCGGAAGTGTCAAGAACAATTATTCAGCAGCAGGTACTGGAAAACGGAGATGCATTGCCCTGGAAAAACAAATATGCATATGCACAATTAATGTTAGCCGCATCTGTTGCCAGCTATAAAAGCATCATGGAAACATATGACCGGGTACACAGGCCAATCATATTTTTTGACCGCGGCATACCTGATACGATCGGCTATGCAGAGCTGGTCGGTATACAGCCGGAGCTGACCATGTATGAAGCAGCCAGGAACCACTGCTATAATAAAACCGTTTTTATACTGCCTCCCTGGAAGGAGATCTACCAAAAGGATGCAGAACGGAAGCAGGATTGGGACGAAGCAGTAGCCACTTATCATCAAATGAAAACAACCTATGAACAATTCGGTTATACAACCATTGACGTTCCTGTGGGAACAATTGACAGCCGGGTTGATTTCCTGCTTAAAACGGCTGTGAAGCGTTGA
- a CDS encoding ligand-binding sensor domain-containing protein: MKLYLTLIVAYLFAFLSPGYCQEYYFRHFQAESGLSNNTTSCVLQDSKGFIWIGTKDGLDRFDGYNFKIFRNKQDDSTSLGNNSVWKLYEAKNGIIWVGTERGFYQFDPATEKFSFLKNTPKTQVRSITEDADGNVWLIVGFQLYRLDGNTHEVTYMDQEGLQYCSTLTLSVNGQLWVGNMNGEIGNYDKKKQQFTFHSVFAHSKPAVSNWIEKIYDTGEGYFLIGTSNQGIKKFYINDRTYEDLLTYNKDRTEIFARDFVKARNNEFWVATESGIYIYNDQKRQFINLKKDAHNPYAISDNAIYSFCRDKEGGIWVGTYFGGVNYYSNENPSFEKYFPGKGSSSLQGNAVREITADRYHHLWVGTEDAGLNKFDPRTGLFKNFRPDGTISSIANTNIHGLLSNGDHLWIGTFEHGLDIMDLTTEKVIRHFNAGPGPHDLKSNFIHSIYKSRSGRIWLGTSNGIYFYNPKGNNFTAPAFFPQNSFYSSILECSEGTLWAGTFQDGLHYYNASKNIYGRLQLLHKGKDRLSRNRVTFLREAKDKTLWVATEEGLFNINLGNKHLITYTTDNGLPSNLIYTITEDSLNRWWISTSKGLALLNPRTKSIRTFTKSSGLLSDQLNYSSAFQDEQGRLYFGSVKGLISFNPYQLQPDTYRPPVYITNFSVYNKPLAISGKDGPLKKSLLLTDQITLPYNQSTFNIDFAALNFTSPDNVEYAYMLEGLDKSWNYIKTNRSVYFTRLPHGTYTFRVRSTNSSGIWQNNERTLKIIITPPFWKTSLAYVLYSALLAGILFLTIRSYRQYLTNKQKRRMQVFAIEKEKELIEAKIDFFTKVAHEIKTPLTLIKAPLEKITKQIAPTPQTEKYLGIMNRNTERLLELTNQLLDFRKTESEQFSLHLKEMDIPGLLTAIWNTFQPTAEMKNIVFELSVPGTSFQSLIDEDAFTKIISNLLDNAIKYCKTRVTTVLIPPSEEHKNFTIHVINDGEPIPEEERSRIFELFYRSRFTESIPGAGIGLALTKSLLDLHEGTIRLDTTKNLIIFEVEIPARLA; this comes from the coding sequence TTGAAGCTGTATTTAACACTTATAGTAGCATACCTGTTTGCATTCCTTTCGCCGGGTTATTGCCAGGAATATTACTTCCGGCATTTCCAGGCAGAAAGCGGCTTATCCAATAATACTACCTCCTGTGTGTTGCAGGACAGCAAAGGTTTTATCTGGATCGGCACCAAAGATGGTCTTGACCGGTTCGATGGGTACAATTTTAAGATCTTCAGGAACAAACAGGATGACAGCACCAGTCTGGGAAACAATTCCGTATGGAAATTATATGAGGCCAAAAACGGCATTATATGGGTGGGAACCGAACGGGGCTTTTATCAGTTTGACCCGGCAACCGAAAAATTCTCTTTTTTAAAAAACACACCAAAGACGCAGGTCAGGAGCATTACAGAGGATGCCGATGGCAATGTATGGCTGATCGTAGGCTTTCAGTTATACCGGCTGGACGGGAACACGCATGAAGTGACCTATATGGATCAGGAAGGGCTGCAATACTGCTCTACCCTCACACTGTCTGTGAATGGCCAGCTATGGGTGGGAAACATGAACGGGGAGATCGGAAACTATGATAAAAAAAAGCAGCAGTTTACCTTCCACTCTGTTTTTGCTCATTCAAAACCGGCCGTTTCCAATTGGATCGAAAAGATCTATGATACAGGAGAAGGCTATTTCCTGATCGGTACATCCAACCAGGGGATCAAGAAATTCTATATTAATGACCGCACCTATGAAGACCTGCTGACCTATAATAAAGACAGAACGGAAATATTTGCAAGGGATTTTGTAAAGGCGCGCAATAATGAATTCTGGGTTGCTACAGAAAGCGGCATCTATATTTATAACGACCAGAAACGGCAATTCATCAATCTGAAAAAGGATGCTCATAACCCCTATGCCATCAGCGACAATGCGATCTATTCCTTTTGCAGGGATAAAGAGGGCGGCATATGGGTGGGCACCTATTTTGGCGGGGTAAACTATTACTCCAATGAGAATCCTTCATTTGAAAAATATTTCCCGGGAAAAGGCAGCTCTTCGCTGCAGGGGAACGCAGTAAGAGAGATTACTGCAGACCGCTATCATCATCTCTGGGTCGGTACAGAAGATGCGGGTTTAAATAAATTTGACCCGCGTACCGGACTGTTTAAAAATTTCAGACCCGACGGAACCATCAGCAGCATTGCCAATACCAACATTCACGGGCTTCTTAGTAATGGAGACCATCTGTGGATCGGAACTTTTGAGCATGGGCTCGACATCATGGATCTTACTACTGAAAAAGTGATCCGGCATTTTAATGCAGGTCCCGGCCCGCACGATCTGAAAAGCAACTTTATTCACAGCATTTATAAAAGCCGGAGCGGCCGCATATGGCTGGGCACTTCCAATGGCATTTACTTCTACAACCCAAAGGGGAACAATTTTACAGCTCCTGCTTTTTTTCCTCAAAACAGTTTTTATTCCAGCATCCTGGAGTGCAGCGAAGGCACCCTGTGGGCCGGGACCTTCCAGGACGGCCTGCATTATTACAACGCATCAAAAAACATATATGGCCGGTTGCAATTGCTCCATAAAGGAAAAGACCGCCTCAGCCGGAACAGGGTTACCTTTCTGCGTGAAGCAAAAGACAAAACACTATGGGTTGCAACAGAGGAAGGACTGTTCAATATAAACCTGGGTAACAAACACCTGATAACCTATACAACAGACAACGGCCTGCCCAGCAACCTGATCTACACGATCACTGAAGACAGCCTGAACCGTTGGTGGATCAGTACCTCCAAAGGGTTGGCCTTACTGAATCCCCGCACAAAAAGTATACGGACTTTTACAAAATCGTCCGGTCTGCTCAGCGACCAGCTGAATTATTCGTCGGCTTTCCAGGATGAGCAGGGGCGGCTTTATTTCGGAAGCGTAAAAGGGCTGATCAGTTTTAACCCTTACCAGTTGCAGCCGGATACCTATCGTCCACCTGTTTATATTACCAATTTTTCCGTTTACAATAAACCCCTGGCCATTTCCGGAAAAGACGGGCCACTAAAAAAATCGTTGCTGCTCACAGATCAGATAACGCTTCCCTATAACCAGTCTACTTTTAATATTGATTTTGCCGCTCTCAACTTCACATCCCCGGATAATGTGGAGTATGCCTACATGCTGGAAGGGCTGGATAAAAGCTGGAATTATATCAAAACAAACAGAAGCGTTTATTTCACCAGGCTCCCGCACGGAACCTATACGTTCAGGGTACGGTCTACCAACAGCAGCGGCATCTGGCAAAACAATGAAAGAACATTAAAGATCATCATCACTCCTCCCTTCTGGAAAACTTCACTGGCGTATGTACTCTATAGTGCGCTTCTTGCAGGGATCCTGTTTTTGACGATACGGAGCTACCGGCAATACCTGACGAACAAACAAAAAAGAAGGATGCAGGTATTTGCTATTGAAAAAGAAAAAGAATTAATAGAAGCAAAGATCGATTTCTTCACAAAAGTAGCCCATGAAATAAAAACGCCTTTAACCTTAATAAAAGCACCGCTTGAAAAAATCACCAAACAAATTGCCCCGACCCCGCAAACTGAAAAATACCTGGGGATCATGAACCGGAATACAGAACGGCTGCTGGAGCTGACCAACCAGTTGCTCGACTTTAGAAAAACAGAATCAGAGCAGTTCTCGCTCCACTTAAAAGAAATGGATATTCCGGGGTTGCTGACGGCAATATGGAATACCTTTCAGCCAACGGCAGAAATGAAGAATATAGTATTTGAACTGTCTGTGCCGGGCACTTCTTTTCAGTCATTAATTGATGAAGACGCGTTTACAAAGATCATCAGTAATCTTTTGGATAATGCCATCAAATATTGTAAAACCAGGGTAACTACTGTCTTAATTCCGCCTTCAGAGGAGCATAAAAATTTTACGATCCATGTCATCAATGATGGCGAGCCTATTCCGGAAGAAGAGCGTTCAAGGATATTTGAGCTTTTTTATCGCTCCCGGTTTACAGAAAGCATCCCCGGTGCAGGCATTGGCCTTGCACTGACCAAATCCCTGCTGGATCTTCATGAAGGCACTATCCGCTTGGATACGACAAAGAATTTAATTATATTTGAGGTGGAGATCCCTGCCAGGCTTGCATAA
- a CDS encoding M15 family metallopeptidase has protein sequence MQFYKISYIIILHLVIAKATIAQQYPFKIISTQKEYRQSVKKQADNRMVELKTQIPNLVYELHYATTDNFMHRLMYPAGTKTTFLRQPAVAALQKVQSVLNRQGLGLKIFDAYRPFSVTKKFWELIKDERYVANPASGSNHNRGTAVDLTIINLKTGRELPMGTGFDNFTDTAHHTFTHLPETVLKNRIYLKNLMEQNGFKALNTEWWHYTYQGMRNYDVSDLSFKQLTKNITR, from the coding sequence ATGCAGTTTTATAAAATAAGCTATATAATCATTTTGCATTTGGTTATTGCAAAAGCTACTATTGCCCAGCAGTATCCTTTTAAAATCATCAGCACACAAAAAGAATACCGGCAATCGGTTAAAAAGCAGGCAGACAACCGGATGGTGGAGCTAAAAACACAGATCCCCAACCTGGTATATGAATTGCATTATGCTACCACTGATAATTTTATGCATCGGCTGATGTACCCGGCAGGAACAAAAACCACTTTTCTCCGGCAGCCGGCAGTGGCCGCATTGCAAAAAGTGCAGTCTGTATTGAACCGTCAGGGACTGGGATTAAAGATATTTGATGCCTACCGGCCTTTCTCCGTAACTAAAAAATTCTGGGAGTTGATCAAAGATGAACGCTATGTTGCCAACCCCGCGTCCGGCAGCAATCATAACCGGGGAACGGCCGTTGATCTGACTATCATCAACTTAAAAACAGGCCGGGAACTGCCGATGGGCACCGGGTTTGATAATTTTACGGATACAGCGCACCATACCTTTACCCACCTTCCTGAAACGGTATTAAAGAACCGCATTTACCTGAAGAACCTGATGGAGCAGAACGGGTTCAAAGCGCTTAATACGGAATGGTGGCATTATACTTACCAGGGTATGCGCAACTATGATGTATCAGACCTTTCTTTTAAACAACTTACCAAAAATATAACCCGATGA
- a CDS encoding response regulator transcription factor gives MDNTVLVHTDTAKATILLVDDNEDILDFLADDLGEKHTVLSAKNAGEAFHILEDHSVQLIISDIMMPGMDGLEFCDRIKSDFNLSHIPVILLTAKNTLQAKIEGLDAGADAYIEKPFSPEHLNAQVASLLNNRMKLKEYFAKSPLAHINTMAHTKMDEQFLEQLQQCIEANLSDPLMDVEFLAHALNMSRPTLYRKIKSISDLSPNEMINLTRLKKAAEMISQGNTYMNEIAGSVGYSSLTQFGRNFQKQFGMSPTDYIKKRSEK, from the coding sequence TTGGATAATACCGTCTTAGTTCATACAGATACAGCAAAAGCAACCATCCTTTTGGTGGACGACAATGAAGATATTCTTGATTTTCTGGCAGATGATCTTGGGGAAAAACATACGGTCCTGTCTGCAAAAAATGCCGGCGAAGCATTCCATATCCTGGAAGATCACAGCGTTCAGCTTATTATCAGTGATATTATGATGCCTGGTATGGATGGCCTGGAATTCTGCGACAGGATCAAGTCCGACTTTAATCTGAGCCATATACCCGTTATTCTGCTTACTGCCAAAAACACATTGCAGGCTAAGATTGAGGGCCTGGATGCAGGAGCCGATGCCTATATTGAAAAACCCTTTTCTCCCGAGCACCTGAATGCCCAGGTTGCCAGCCTGCTCAATAACCGGATGAAGCTTAAGGAATATTTTGCTAAATCTCCTTTAGCCCATATCAACACTATGGCGCATACAAAAATGGATGAGCAGTTCTTGGAACAGCTGCAACAATGCATTGAGGCCAACCTTTCCGATCCGCTTATGGATGTAGAGTTCCTGGCACATGCGCTGAACATGAGCCGGCCTACACTCTACCGCAAAATAAAATCGATTTCGGATCTTTCCCCCAATGAAATGATCAACCTTACCCGGCTGAAAAAAGCCGCGGAAATGATCAGCCAGGGCAACACTTATATGAATGAAATTGCCGGCAGCGTTGGCTATAGCTCCTTAACCCAATTTGGCAGGAATTTTCAGAAGCAGTTCGGTATGTCGCCTACTGATTATATAAAAAAACGGTCGGAGAAATAG
- a CDS encoding TonB-dependent receptor plug domain-containing protein: MKKKLRIGKEEILLLLVFLLGGGRVFAQTTIVSGKITDEKGSSLIGVTVAIKNTTTATVSNTEGGYSIKAGAADVLVFSYVGYHEQEVPVNGQSKISITMKRQESDLGEVVAIGYQTVLKKDLTGATGVVKMEDARKISGGSVAEALQGLVPGVTVRNGGAPGQNATIEIRGAANFQYLSPLYVIDGMIADANVTINPDDVASVQVLKDASAAAIYGARAGSGVIIITTKKGRAGDPVISVSAKVGMQQLPKVWDVMDAPSFLKTAQQQYTNSGVALPADISAQLANNTINVDWQKAVYRTSPYQDYNVGVSGGSATGSYYLSGGYYSNQGTVVANSFDRASMRINTEMRKGRLTVGENMMLSSSRSQNPGGGVNVFYNSAQMLPIIMVQSDDYKDPNLYPSNPGGWGWGHPIILHMPITTLQMLLWIRSIILMPKLWVICLPH; this comes from the coding sequence ATGAAAAAGAAACTGCGTATAGGAAAGGAAGAGATATTGCTCCTCCTTGTTTTTCTATTGGGAGGAGGCCGGGTCTTTGCACAAACAACAATTGTTTCAGGTAAAATTACTGATGAAAAGGGTTCCTCCTTAATTGGTGTAACGGTTGCGATCAAGAATACCACTACGGCTACGGTATCTAATACTGAAGGCGGATATAGTATAAAAGCCGGTGCTGCAGATGTGCTGGTATTTTCCTATGTTGGTTATCATGAGCAGGAAGTGCCGGTTAACGGGCAATCAAAGATCAGCATTACCATGAAACGCCAGGAGTCGGATCTGGGAGAAGTCGTAGCTATCGGTTATCAGACCGTTCTGAAAAAAGACCTTACAGGAGCTACAGGGGTAGTAAAAATGGAAGACGCCCGGAAAATATCCGGAGGTTCCGTTGCAGAAGCCCTGCAGGGCCTTGTTCCCGGTGTAACCGTGAGGAACGGAGGAGCGCCTGGTCAGAATGCAACAATAGAAATAAGGGGTGCGGCCAATTTTCAATATCTCAGTCCTTTATATGTAATAGACGGAATGATCGCTGATGCCAATGTAACCATTAACCCGGATGATGTGGCCAGTGTTCAGGTATTAAAGGATGCATCCGCCGCTGCTATATATGGTGCCAGGGCCGGAAGCGGTGTAATCATCATTACAACAAAAAAGGGCAGGGCTGGTGATCCTGTCATCAGTGTCAGCGCAAAAGTGGGCATGCAGCAGTTGCCCAAGGTCTGGGATGTTATGGACGCTCCCTCTTTTCTGAAAACGGCGCAGCAGCAGTATACCAACTCCGGTGTGGCACTGCCGGCTGATATCTCTGCCCAGTTAGCGAATAACACCATTAATGTTGACTGGCAAAAAGCCGTTTACCGGACAAGTCCTTATCAGGACTATAATGTAGGCGTATCAGGAGGCTCTGCTACAGGTAGTTACTATTTGTCAGGGGGCTATTACAGTAACCAGGGAACGGTTGTTGCGAATTCATTCGACCGTGCCAGTATGCGTATAAATACGGAGATGAGAAAAGGGAGATTAACAGTTGGAGAAAATATGATGTTAAGTTCCTCCCGCTCTCAAAACCCCGGCGGTGGTGTGAACGTTTTCTATAACTCCGCTCAGATGCTGCCAATCATAATGGTGCAGAGCGATGATTATAAAGACCCGAATTTATATCCTTCTAATCCCGGAGGCTGGGGTTGGGGTCATCCAATAATCCTACATATGCCAATAACTACCTTGCAAATGCTGCTTTGGATAAGGTCAATAATACTTATGCCAAAATTGTGGGTAATATGTTTGCCTCATTAA
- a CDS encoding BaiN/RdsA family NAD(P)/FAD-dependent oxidoreductase — MIKTVCIVGGGASGLFCAVNLARMDRNIKVLLLEKSNKLLSKVKISGGGRCNVTHACFDIEAMAKRYPRGRHFVKKVFHQFFTTDTIQWFRERGVPLKTEADGRMFPVTDSSETIIDCLLEEAGRYGVEIKMHCDVKRIEKNAERFTLYTRETFFNCDSVVIACGGFPKTALFQWLKDLGHTIAEPVPSLFTFNSPQHAITQLMGLSVPDARVTIMGTKLHQQGPVLITHWGVSGPAVLRLSAWAARELAARQWTFTTLINWVPDLTEAVLRDLFQAYRSEKAAQKISGRNAFELPGRFWHFLLQQSGIQEEMRWADLPAKLQHQLIRNLTAFELPVKGKTTYKEEFVTAGGITLSEIEPHTMMSKKINNLFFTGEIIDVDGITGGYNFQNAWSTGFVAASCIAGNNG; from the coding sequence TTGATAAAAACAGTATGCATAGTCGGTGGCGGTGCTTCCGGGCTTTTCTGCGCGGTAAACCTGGCACGTATGGATCGTAATATAAAGGTGCTCCTTCTTGAAAAAAGCAATAAGCTGCTCTCAAAAGTAAAGATCAGCGGCGGCGGGCGCTGTAACGTAACACATGCCTGTTTTGATATTGAAGCAATGGCAAAACGTTACCCGCGTGGCCGGCATTTTGTAAAAAAGGTTTTTCACCAGTTCTTCACAACAGATACCATACAATGGTTCCGGGAAAGAGGAGTGCCATTAAAAACCGAGGCGGATGGCCGCATGTTCCCGGTAACAGATTCCTCGGAAACCATCATTGACTGCCTGCTGGAAGAAGCCGGTAGGTATGGTGTTGAAATAAAAATGCATTGTGATGTAAAGCGGATTGAGAAAAACGCGGAGCGGTTTACTCTTTATACTAGAGAAACCTTTTTTAATTGCGATAGCGTGGTAATAGCCTGTGGCGGGTTCCCTAAAACGGCACTGTTTCAATGGCTGAAAGACCTGGGGCATACAATTGCGGAGCCCGTTCCCTCGCTATTTACCTTTAATAGTCCGCAGCATGCCATTACACAGTTGATGGGTTTGAGCGTTCCGGATGCAAGGGTAACCATTATGGGAACAAAGCTGCACCAGCAGGGACCGGTGCTCATTACGCACTGGGGCGTCAGCGGCCCGGCTGTACTGCGTCTGAGTGCCTGGGCCGCCAGGGAGCTGGCTGCAAGGCAATGGACGTTTACAACGCTTATCAACTGGGTTCCGGATCTTACAGAAGCGGTTTTGCGCGATCTTTTTCAGGCATACCGTTCTGAAAAGGCGGCACAGAAGATCAGCGGCAGAAATGCTTTTGAATTACCCGGGCGTTTCTGGCATTTTTTATTGCAGCAATCAGGCATTCAGGAGGAAATGCGCTGGGCGGATCTCCCTGCAAAATTGCAGCATCAACTGATCCGGAACCTGACTGCCTTTGAATTGCCGGTTAAGGGTAAAACAACCTATAAAGAAGAGTTTGTGACCGCAGGAGGCATTACACTTTCGGAAATTGAGCCGCATACTATGATGAGCAAAAAAATAAACAACCTGTTTTTTACTGGTGAGATCATTGATGTGGATGGCATTACCGGCGGGTACAATTTCCAGAACGCCTGGAGCACTGGTTTTGTGGCCGCCAGCTGTATTGCGGGAAATAACGGTTAA
- a CDS encoding SusC/RagA family TonB-linked outer membrane protein, giving the protein MDKVNNTYAKIVGNMFASLKLTDWLSYKFNFGLEASFDYSKEVRDTGVWRYTNQPPQTFVSEGRSRFTNMLMEHTLNFNKSFGRHSINGVLGFSRVEQQRDYTNASKNVLQNLNGILFTTIGSALGSPGADGGLSSKWRNHGWIGRVNYSYADKYLLTLTGRADQDSRFSRYLRTGYFPSVAGAWRLSKEDFFKSELINDLKIRASYGELGFSDELGSWPFTAFINSASRAIYGTSQIPHIGQYQASIINPYLRWEVRTQTDVGADASLLNNAFSVSLDWYRSLSKKVLLVVPLPQYLGSSTSPYVNTGSIKNTGIEFTATYRNHQHAFKWDLSGNFTTIRNEVMSVGERGEDASGNKVDYLEPANYTRTQVGHPMGSWFVIQTAGLFQSQEEINNYKNSAGRIIQPNAKPGDVKYVDLNDDGQINDQDRTYRGSPWPTLQSGLQFNGSYKGFNINLQFIGIFGNKIYDDVRRALDGYQLTNYRNGIDPWSPTNTGGTDPRLAVDNGSDPSVSANNMAQTDRWLENGSYVRLRNLEIGYTFDASALKRAGFKSTRIFISGQNLFTITKYKGLDPDVANNNALMRGMDSGFWPSSRIYSAGINFEF; this is encoded by the coding sequence TTGGATAAGGTCAATAATACTTATGCCAAAATTGTGGGTAATATGTTTGCCTCATTAAAATTAACGGATTGGTTAAGTTATAAATTCAATTTTGGCCTGGAAGCCAGTTTCGATTATTCAAAAGAAGTGAGAGATACAGGCGTCTGGCGCTATACCAACCAGCCTCCGCAGACTTTTGTATCTGAAGGTCGCTCCAGATTCACCAATATGTTGATGGAGCATACACTGAATTTCAACAAATCTTTTGGCAGGCACAGCATCAACGGGGTACTGGGTTTTTCAAGAGTAGAACAGCAAAGGGACTATACCAATGCCAGCAAAAACGTGTTACAGAATCTGAATGGCATCCTCTTTACCACAATTGGTTCCGCCCTGGGAAGTCCCGGTGCAGACGGCGGACTGAGCTCAAAATGGAGGAACCATGGCTGGATAGGACGGGTGAATTATAGCTATGCAGATAAATATCTGCTGACGCTGACAGGGCGTGCGGATCAGGATTCCCGGTTTAGCCGCTATCTCAGAACCGGATATTTTCCTTCTGTAGCGGGCGCATGGCGCTTAAGCAAAGAAGATTTTTTCAAAAGTGAGCTGATCAACGACCTGAAAATAAGAGCGTCCTACGGAGAGCTTGGTTTTAGCGATGAATTAGGATCATGGCCGTTTACGGCTTTCATTAACAGTGCTTCCAGGGCCATTTATGGCACTTCGCAAATCCCTCATATCGGTCAGTACCAGGCATCCATCATCAATCCTTACCTGAGATGGGAAGTGAGGACGCAAACAGATGTCGGGGCGGATGCCAGCCTCTTGAACAATGCATTCTCCGTTTCTTTAGACTGGTACCGTTCTTTGTCGAAAAAAGTTTTGCTGGTAGTACCGTTGCCGCAATACCTGGGCAGCAGCACAAGCCCGTATGTGAACACCGGTTCTATAAAGAATACAGGCATTGAATTTACCGCTACATACAGAAATCACCAGCATGCGTTTAAATGGGACCTGTCCGGCAATTTTACGACCATCAGGAATGAAGTAATGTCGGTTGGTGAACGGGGCGAGGATGCCAGTGGCAATAAGGTAGATTATCTGGAGCCGGCTAATTATACGCGTACGCAGGTGGGGCATCCTATGGGCTCATGGTTTGTGATCCAGACTGCGGGCCTTTTCCAGAGCCAGGAAGAAATTAATAATTATAAGAACAGTGCGGGAAGGATCATTCAGCCGAATGCCAAACCTGGTGACGTAAAATATGTGGATCTGAATGATGATGGCCAGATCAATGACCAGGACAGAACATACAGGGGTTCTCCCTGGCCTACATTACAATCAGGTCTGCAATTCAATGGCAGTTACAAAGGGTTTAATATAAACCTTCAGTTTATCGGGATTTTTGGTAATAAAATATATGATGATGTGCGCAGGGCGTTAGACGGTTATCAGCTTACCAATTACAGAAATGGGATTGATCCCTGGTCCCCAACCAATACGGGCGGAACAGACCCAAGGCTTGCTGTTGATAATGGCAGCGATCCGTCTGTATCAGCTAACAATATGGCCCAGACAGACAGATGGCTGGAAAACGGCTCTTATGTAAGATTAAGGAACCTCGAAATCGGTTATACATTTGATGCTTCAGCCCTGAAAAGGGCAGGTTTTAAAAGCACCAGGATATTCATCAGCGGCCAGAACCTCTTTACCATTACCAAATATAAAGGTCTGGATCCTGATGTAGCCAATAATAATGCATTAATGAGAGGTATGGATTCAGGTTTCTGGCCATCAAGCAGGATTTATTCTGCAGGTATCAACTTTGAATTTTAA